Part of the Perognathus longimembris pacificus isolate PPM17 chromosome 1, ASM2315922v1, whole genome shotgun sequence genome, TTAATTTTAACTTTGCTCCAATACGTAATACCAGTGCATGGGTTGAACCAGTCCAGAGTTGTGTTAATACATCTTCTGTTTTACCTtgtatttaatatacattttcCTTGGCTTATGATCTTCCAAGCCTAGTGATAAGGACAAAATGCAAGAGAACTCCCAGTTACCACTTTTTGTTTGGTGCCCATGCAGTTTGCTATAAAGACCTAAAAAatggtttgttttcttcctgttgtGTGCTCGGGCTGAGCTTTATGTGGAATCCAGCAGAGCAGAACCTGTAAGCTTAAGTCTTGGGCCTGAAAACCCCAGTGTATCACTTCTGTTGCTCAAAGCAAGTCAGCAAGGAGCTGGGCTCCGGAGAGCCAGCCACTCCCTCTTTATGAAAGGGGTGATGTGCACATCAGGAGAGGTAGACACAAACAGCCGCTTGGGGTGCCGAAAGGGTCGATTCCCTTAAAAGGTTAAAAAAGGGGgcttagcagagtgcttgcccagcatgcgtgaagccctaggttccagtccccagtaacacatacacagaagaggcccacaagtggagctgtggctcaagtggtagagtgagactggccaaaaaatgttaaaaagtagGGCCCCTGGGGATCATCCTGCAATGGAGGAAGGCACTGCTGGCTTGGAGAACAGGCTCTGGGAAATGTGAATTGTTTCAAAAATCCCGGaagaagctggggatatggcctagtggcaagagtgcttgcctcgtatacatgaggccctgtgttcgattccccagcaccacatatacagaaaatggccagaagtggcgctgtggctcaagtggcagggacagtgctcaggccctgagtccaagccccaggactggccaaaagaaacccAAAAATCCCGGAAGAGTGGAGATTAGGAAGTTCTGCCTCCATCCTTCGTAGATTCCTCATAATTTTAGTGTCAGTTGGGTACCAAGGCCCAGCGGGTCTTTGATTGATTGGTTTcctgccccggcccgcggggtttgtcaacaggagcccgagggggaattgacctgaatgagagacaaaccagacacaaggaaggagaccaagataggattctgatcaaggtctcaaactttatttttacacAGCAGCTTATACAGCCATTAGCAAGGGGGTAACTGACGTGAGCAGGGCCGGCTGCTACTAAGTTTCTAAACTGCAAAATGTACATTACAAGAAGGTCATGGGTGGGTGATTTCCAATGAAGGGTAGAATGTACTGCCAAACAGGATATCAGGGCTGACCAGCCTGCATGGGTGAGGCTTCACAGGCGCCAGACATTCTTTTCAGTTAAGCTCTATAGTTTGTTACAATGTGACAGCCATTTGGCTCCCCGCAGTTTCCCTGCACCTCATTTACAAAGGCCAGCCTGGAGTGAGCCTAGGGTTTAAACACCTGCAGGCAGACCGGCAGCTCTAGCAGGGGAGCTGCAACTCTGAACACGTGTTTGCTGCTTCCGGGCTGCACCCCTCGCTGCCTCTGCTGGCTGTAGAGCCAGAACGGCTGACATGAACAGCCTCTGCCCACCGGGAGGAACATCAGAAGACCATTCTGTATCAGTGTGACGTTTTTGGCGAGAACTCTGGGAGCCAGCCCTGATAAGCCACGGGATGGCTTCTTGAAGTGTGGAAGAAGATAGTGGCTCTACTGAATGAGACACTAATAGAGTGATCTTGGCCAGAAAGTGAGGAGGAGACAGAAGGCAGGCAGGTGGATGGTGCTACACAGTGGAATTATGGGAGGTAGAGAAGTCAGCCAAAGACGTCCCACCCCAGTGCCCGGTGAGGGAGCTCAGCCAGGCTCTGTCAGATGCCAGGACTGAAATGAGCAGTGAGGGCACTGCGGGCATGGCGGGATGCAGAGGTTTGGTGGCCGAAACAGCCAgagcagcagccaggccctgcgggccagcatgcagggggtggggggttgggacTGAATAACGCAGACCCCGTGGCTTATAGACACCAGGGATTTCACTGGGAAGCCCAGTGTCCAGGTGCCAGCGTCGGGACTGGTGAGGGCCTGCCTTCCTGTTGTCATGGGGTGGGGCCAACCCACTGTCCACAGCAAGCATGCATGCTGGGAGTAGGAGGAaggtcttttgtttttgccagtcctggggcttgaactccgggcctgggcactgtccttgaacttctagcactcttaccacttgagccacagcgccacttctggctttttctgtgtatgtggtgctgaggaatcgaacccagggcttcgtgcatgctagacaggcactctaccactaagccacattcccagccctctttttttttgtttaattgattgtgggacttaaactcagggcctgggcactgtctctgagcctgttttgtgctcaaggctagcgctctgccacttgagccacagcaccacttctgggttttaagtggttagctggagacaagagtctgggacttttctgcccaggttggctttgaaccgctctCCTCATGTgactcaccctcctgagtagctagggttacaggtgtgagccaccagccaccccatgaaagtctcttcttttttttttttttttggccagtcctgggccttggactcagggcctgagcactgtccctggcttcttcccgctcaaggctagcactctgccacttgagccacagcgccgcttctggccgttttttctgtatatgtggtgctggggaatcgaacctagggcctcgtgtatccgaggcaggcactcttgccactaggctatatccccagcccccatgaaagTCTCTTCTTATAAAAACCATCATCatgggggctggcaatgtggcttagtggtggagtgctcgcctagcatgcatgaggccctgggttcgattcctcagcatacacatacacagaaaaggccagaaatggtgctgtggctcaagtggtagagtgctagccttgagcaaaaaaacaaccccatccccccccaaaaaaaactccaTCATGGGACCCCACCCTGCTAATCCCAATGAATCCTAAAAATGTCCTAAAGGCCCACTTCTAAATATCCTTAACATAGGAATTTGGGGATTACATTTCTGTAACAAAAACTTgctctaacaacaacaacaaaaaaaaaaacctgggataATCCATTTAAGAAGCTAAAAGGTTTGAGCTCACAGTTTAGTTTTGGGGGTGAGTCTAGTTTGGTTGCCCTTCCTTGCCTTCTCAGAGTGTaaaggctgacctgaaaactggagtaactaaatataagttttagtgttaaaattataacagcttctacaccctggtgatgactccatgctagagggctgcacccccacccgtgagactagtttcttgtagtttgacattttaaaatgtaggaagCGCTTGTTCCTCtctacctgggtagcaaccatggcaaccgacagtaaaaaatgatcatagtcatagactatagaaatagccataatagtagtagaaatgccatggtaactgtcaggttggtttacttatgattgagtactggattgttttagcccgctcaagcttgcttagtggtaatggggaaacatggtcgcaattgttaaagttggtactaggtcagcctgaccgcatattctgcttctgtaaacggcttgctgaacccatttgtgacttgctctaccccctgtgaccacctgttgtcaattcctgatctTGAAGCCacttcccaatatcaaagccaaaataggtaactgaaagggtagatagccaatagaaataggacaagacttgcttgctcaaTGCCATCCAATCCAGTACCCGCCAAGTTgaaaataccctgcccctgtggtcatcacaataaaaaccctgcctatgggagggtcggggctctcaatccagatccgctgggTCCTCTGTggcggttgggagtccaggctggagcctgcaataaagactctcctgTGTCTGCACCGCTATCTGCTCCTTGGTGGGCTGTGGGGACCGGGAAACCTGGCCTAACAAAAGCCCAGTTGCCAAAATGAATCCCACAGCAGCCCCCCCCTCCCGGAGCAGGTTAAGGGGCGGCCCGCGGGCTCCCCTCCACCTCTCTCCAGCGAGGGCGGCCCCGGGCCGGCTCGGGGCCTGGGAACTCgccgtcccccaccccccacccccgtcagcCCTCCCTCCGAGCCCGGCCGCCCCCATTTCCTTGGCGTGGCCCCTCGGAAGGAGGGCGAGGACACAGGGGTCTACATCCATGCCGCCGCCGCCTCCATTTCTCCTGACATTTCGCTGCTCGGTGCCTCGCTCGTCTTGCGAGCGCCCGGTGGCAGCCGGGCTGGAGGGTGAGCCGGTGCCACCGCCCCGCAGGGCCAGCTTCCTCTGCGGAACGCCgtcggcgcggggcggggcctagcGCCCAGAGGGCGGAGTCTCACGTGACGCCTGGGAACGCCgtcggcgcggggcggggcctagcGCCCAGAGGGCGGAGTCTCACGTGACGCCTGGGaacggcgcggggcggggcctagcGCCCAGAGGGCGGCGTCCCACGTGACGCCTGGGAACGCCgtcggcgcggggcggggcctagcgcccggaggaggggggggggaaacgcGGAAGCTCCCGACGCCGGGACTACAACTCCCAGTGGCCCCCGCGCTTCCGGTCGGCGGCAAGATGGTGGCGCGCGGCAAGAAAGGCGCGGCGCGGGACTCGCCGGCTATCCCGAGTCCGCCGGGGTACACGGGTGAGTGGCTCCGGGACTCCGAGGGGAGCGGGGTTGGGAGTTGAGGTGGCCGGGCCGCTGGACTCGGCCGTGTGGCCGGCGCAAGCCCCCGGCCTCGGCAGGTCGCGGGGCCCGGGAGGACCCCGGCCCCACGCGGCGCCCTGGACCCCGCCGTCCACACACGCCCCGGACGAGCCCATCTCGACGACGGCGCCCCCGCCACCTCGTCCCCACGCGTGTGCTCCTTGCAGTTCTTctcctggtactggggtttgaactcggtgcCTCCCGCTGGCTAGGCCGGCCGCCGCTCCACCGCTCGAGGCTCTCCAGCCCGGTTTCGCGTTGGTTATTAACTGCGAGGTAGGGGCTCGACGTGTGCCCCGGTGGCCTGGACTGCCGTCCTCTGGCTTGGGCAGGGGATGACAGACCCAGCGCCTGCTTGAGATGGAGTCCCACAAACCCCTTTTTGCCCGGGCTGACTTCTAACCGAGCTCCCTAGGTCTCTGCTCCCGTCTCCCAAGTAGTGAGCGTTACAGGCCGAAGCCACTGCCCGGCGTCTCTTGGCTGTGCAGGCTTTTTGCCTGTTTACCTGCTgttttgttaggaaaatggaggagaatggaaagggaATGGGCTGGACTCAATGGTCAACAGGGTAGAACTGTTGATTGCCAGCCAGAGGCACAGACTTTCCCAAGGATTTGGAGGTTTtgtgtgttaggaaaatggagaaaggggagctgggaatgtggctcagtggtaaagtgcttgcctcatatacatgaagccctgggttcgattcctcagcaccacatatatagaaaaagctggaagtggcgctgtggctcaagtggcagagtgctacccttgagcaaaaaagaagccagggacagtgctcagtccttggactggcaaaaaaaaaagaaagaaaatggagaaaggaaggaaaaaggctgGACTCAATCTTctacaggtgaggactgtttgaTACAGAGCAGCGAAGGACACAGCCTTCCCACAGGCTTGGAGACTGTATAGACCTAGGACAGGGGTTGGGTtttatgaggtctgagcaaggaggcagaaggTAATAAAGCCATTAGGtcaagggaggggggaggctttTCCACTGGGCCCACAATGGAATGTTTTCAGCTAGGCTTAGGTAGCTTGCCTTGCTGGAGTCAGGCAGTCTGCACTTACTATCTTTGGTGGTTTGCCTGGTATCTGTATGCCCCTGGGAAAACAGGgtaggggtcaatccttcatattccatcttggggtttttttgttgttgtttttgcagccctggggcttgaactcagggcctgagcactgtccctggcttctttttgctcaaggctagcactctaccacttgagctatagcgccacttccggccttttatatatatgtggtgctgaggaatggagcccagggcttcatgtaatgaggcgagcactctaccactaggccgtattcccagctccatattctagctttggatacatagaaagaatgggcctagaggggagaggcaagtccttcagtcCTAGGGACTAGATTTGGGGGCTAGGTTTACATGGGTCTtaacaaggaaggagaaaataaaaaatgggctATGGTTTCTTGGGGGCCAAGGGcagtgtccttggccaggcccagagtggaAAGCTCTGCCTGGGGTGAGGGGGTTTTCAGCTAAGCCAAGGTCGAGCGACCCGCCTACAGAGAAGCATAGGACCATGCACCTGGTGTTTTGCTTGACCTAGGGGACAGTGGCGGGAGTCACTGTTTCACTGTTCATCACGACCTAAGCTTCCAGCCGAAGAGGCTGCCTTGGAATCCCCACTGTGAGAAAACCCAGGTCTGTGGATTTATGGAGATTGGCATTGGTGAGATGCCAGCGATTAAAGAATCCCACTTGGTACAGACCTAGTGTAAAGGCTCAAGCAAGTTCACTCTCGGTTCagtgaaggatggatggatggactgactGGCAGACGGACAGGCAGACAGAAAGGGACATGCTACAAGGACATTGTGTGGGTTCTGTACTGGCCTTAGTCTGGGAAGCCCGGTCTTGATTCTGCCCTGCCATCATTTCCCTGCCAGCCATTCCCATCAAGTTCTCAGAAAAGCAGAAGGCTTCTCATTACCTCTATGTGAAAGAGCACCGAGTTCGAGAGGGCACCCAGTCGGCGTGGCCTGAGAAGTGTACCCTTTTTGTTCTCAATGTGCCTCCATATTGCACAGAGGTAAGCTGCTGGCATCTGGCAGGGGACCGCATGTTCTGGAAGGGGGGCTTCTGTGGGCTTGCCAGACCCTGGGTGGTGAGATGGAAAGGCTGACGGAGCCCCCCTGGCTGTATCCAGAGGAGCCTCTCATCAGGAAAGCGGCAGGAAACTCTCAGGGGTCCAGGATTTTTTAATATACTTGCCAGAGTTATTTGAATTACATGATCTTTCCTGAcgtcttttggggttttttttttggccagtcctggggcttgaactcagggcctgagcactgtccctggcttctttttgctcaaggccagcactctgctacttgagccacagcgccacttctggccattttctgtatatgtggtgctggggaatcgaacccagggcttcttgcatgctaggcgagcactctaccactaggacacattcccagccctttcctgaaGATTAATGTGATACAGAAGGATAAAgtgagaggcagaagcaggatgacatgagttcaaggccagcttgggccacaTAGTGAAACCCTTACTTAAAACATGATCTCCAATTCCATCTAGACACATGTGCTCTTTTCATAGGAACTACTCAAGTATGATGTAAGTTTACAAAGaggaaaaagttttgtttttttttagcagaaTGCTAATTGTTAAAAGATCCTTCTTTTTAGTTAAGAAGAGTGATGGACTCGATCCAGTGCCTCctgttataatcctagctactcaggaggctgagataggagggtcGAGGTGTGAAGCAAGTCAGGCAGAGAAGCCGGAGTCACTTATTCCCACGTAGCCAGCAAAATCCTCGGGGCTgtggagctccagccttgagtgaaaaagctaagcaagaatgcaaggctcggaattcaagccccaatactggtacagACAAGAAAATCGGTTTGCTGTACAGCTCACTGGGTCCGCACACCAGCTGTACCCCTGTAATCACATCTCCGGGGTCCCCCGAGGCCTGCCGCCCCACCCCAGCGCCAGGGGGGATGTGCTTGTATTGTGACAGCCACAGGCAGCCATGGCCGGGCTAactcccggcggggggggggggggtgcaccaTGGACGCTTCCTCTGTCCACGGCAGGAGTGCCTGTCACGGCTCCTGTCCCCCTGTGGCCCCGTCAAGTCTGTGGAGTTGCAGGAGAAGCCAGAGCTGGCCGAGAGCCCCAAGAAGCCAGAGTCGGCGTTTTTCCAGTGCAGGCGTGTGCCGGTAggccgtggggtgggggagggcagccgGGGAGGGGTCGGCGTGGGGCTTGGGGAGCACCGCCCCTGGCTCTGGGCCCCCGGGGGCTGTGGGTCGCGTCCGTCGTCTGCCTGCCTGCTCCCAGCTTCCtcctcaggcactgtccctcccGCGTGCCCGGGTTCTCAGCCCTTCAGTGCTGCGGTCGCCAGCGTGCAGCCCTCGGTGCCCTCCGGGGAGGTACCAGGGGCCTGCAGATGCCCTCGCCATCCTATTCCCGGTCCAGCCGCAGGCCAAGGGATTGCAGGCGTGGGGACCCCCTGCCGGCGGTGGGAGGCCCTCACGCCTGCCCTATCTCCCCCCCCAGGGCTTCCAGGTGGCCTACGTGGTGTTCCAGCGACCAAGTGGGGTGCCTGCTGCCTTGAGCCTGAAGGGCCCTCTGCTGGTCTCCACGGGGAGTCACCCCGTGAAGAGTGGCATCCACAGTCAGTACCGTCCCGTGTCCCCCCACTGCGCCGCCCCGTCCCCCACCCGCCGAATCCTGCCGGGCCCCCGTGCGCCACGCTGGCCCGTGCCTGTTCTGTGGCCCCTGGCTTGGCAAGGGGACCTTTCGGGGGGCGGGGAGCATCCGTGGATGTCACGAACGAGGCTTCTCCCTGGGAACAGCCCACGGCggctggggtggggcagaggTGATGGCCCCCCTGCTGCCGCCAGCCGTCTGGGCACCCGGCCTGGGCTGCGAGTGCCCGGTCCCGGGCCGGTGTCAGGGGATCCCCACTTGCCCGGCTGAGGCAGGTGTGCCCGTGCCCTCCTCCCTCAGAGTGGATCAGTGACTATGCAGATGCGGTGCCCGACCCCGAGGCCCTCAGGGAGGAGGTGGACGCGTTCATGGAGGCCTACGACCGGAAGATAGCTGAGGTGGGGGCTCACGGGGGGACCCCGGTCTGCCTGGCTGTGCGCAGCACTGTGGGATGGCCCGTGGCGGCCGGGGCTGCCGCCGCCCCCCGTTACCATGGGGCGGGCTGGGCGCCTGGCTGGGCGGCGTGTCAGTGCTCAGCAGGGGCGGAGGCCCTGCCAGCCCGGCTCTGTACCCCATACCGAACGTGGGGGCCCCCGGTGACTTGTGCAGGAGGAGACCAAGgccaaggaggaggagggcgtGCCTGACGAGGAGGGCTGGGTGACGGTGACGCGCAGGGGCCGGCGGCCCGTGCTGCCGCGGACGGAGGCCGCCAGGCTGCGCGTGCTGGAGAGGGAGAAGCGCAAGCGCGCGCGCAAGGAGCTGCTCAACTTCTACGCCTGGCAGCACCGCCAGACCAAGATGGAGCGTAAGGACCGCCGCGGCGGGCGGTGGGCTTGGGGGAGAGGGCTCCCTGGGCTCTCCCGTGGGCCCCGGACAGGATCCTGGCGAGGGCCTGCGTCTGGGGGGACCCCTCCCCGGCTCCTGTGCCGTCCTTGAGCCTGGCCTCCCCTGGCTCCACCTCCCGCCCACCCTCGATTCCGTGGCATTGGGGTCCCCCGTGCCTCCCAGGCGAGGGgctgctgggtgggtgggtggtgggtttCGACCTCTTGACGGCAGGCCAGCAACTCCCACCTCGCTTGCCCTGACCTGGCCTGCAGCCCCTGCCAGGCCCCACGGCTGGGCGGGTGGGGAGAGCGCCCTCTAGGGGGGACAGCGGGCAGCTGTCCGACCCGCCCGTGTCCCCGCACCCCAGACCTAGCCCAGCTGCGCAAGAAGTTCGAGGAGGACAAGCAGAGGATTGAGCTGATGCGAGCCCAGCGCAAATTCCGGCCCTACTGAGCCCAGCCGGCCGGGGCCATCGGGGCCTGGGACTGATGCCCCATGCCAGAGGCCCGTCGGGTTCAACGGCCCCGCTCGCCTCCACCCACGTGGCCTTCAGGAGCAGCTCCCCCTCCTGCCCGGAAGTCAGACCGACCGACTCCCCTTCCGCCTCCCTTGCCGCAGAGCCACCTGGACGGCAGCGAGGGGACACGCCTTTTATTTCCGTCCTCCATCCGTCCTCGCCCTGgcgtccttcctccctccagctcGCCCGGTGGGGACCCGGAACTGCCCCACCCCCGCACAGCGCAGGGGATTCTGCCGCCCGCCTTAGTCTTCAGGAGCCGCCAGGCCCGTCCAGCGCGGCGGCCCGTCCACGCCTGCGCGCTACAGCCGCGCCTGCGCCCCGCACCGGCTCTGCAGGAAGGCGCCGATGATCTCCGCCACGCGGGGCGCCTTGTTCATGTGGATGTAGTGGTTGCCTTCCACCTCCACGTAATGGAACCGCTGCGGAAGGTGGAAGGTCAGCCGGCCGGCTGGCCAGGGCTCCCCAGCCAGGGCCCCCCATGGCCCGCTGCCGCCCGCTGTCCCAAGAACCCGAGTCCCCGGCCAAACTCTGGGCACTGGGGGGCCCCTGGCGGCCTGGGGACCTGAGCTGTGGCGGGGGAGCACAGGGCTAGGGCTGCTGACTAAATGGCTCCTCTCTGGGGCTGAAGAGAGGCCTGGGGAGCACGGTGGGCTTCAGGGGTGCTTCCTGGGAGTGGCCCGCCCCTCACGGAGCACACCAAGTGTGTGTCACAGCGCCGGGTCCAGATTAGCCACCGTGGCCTTAAAGTGCCAGGTCCTCCCGGGCCCCCAGCAGGGGTCATGGTGACTGCActgtttcccccaccccacccccagcccccgtgGCCAGCACCCCACTAGTGCCAGACTGGTGCTGGGAGCAAGGTGCGGGCCACGTCGGGCATCATGTGAGGTCAATAAAGCTGGAAGGTTCTGCACGGTGTGTGACCCCAGGGGGTGGGGCAGGCCCGCCCGCTCCACCTTCTGGGCAGCAGCGAGGGGAAGGCCCGGGCCTCACCTCCTGTAGCAACGACCTCATCACGTCCACCGTGGAGAGCTGCACCTCCTCGTGCAGGACCTCTGTGTCACTGTCCCCCGGCACGGCCCTGTGTAAGGGCAAGGGGGGGGCCtcctgacacacacaccccaaaatggCCTCCTCATGCTGCCTCCCGCTTCCCCCACCGCAAGTTCCTTTGAGCCTGGACAGCCTGAGGTTCAGCTGTTCAGTGCCGCTGCACCCCAGCCAGCCGTGGGCCGTCACAGGGAGGCCGGGCTTTGCCACAAGTCCCATGCCGCTGAGCGCATGTCATCCGTGCAGTCATgtgtgggccagtcctgggccttgaactcaggg contains:
- the Rrp7a gene encoding ribosomal RNA-processing protein 7 homolog A, which gives rise to MVARGKKGAARDSPAIPSPPGYTAIPIKFSEKQKASHYLYVKEHRVREGTQSAWPEKCTLFVLNVPPYCTEECLSRLLSPCGPVKSVELQEKPELAESPKKPESAFFQCRRVPGFQVAYVVFQRPSGVPAALSLKGPLLVSTGSHPVKSGIHKWISDYADAVPDPEALREEVDAFMEAYDRKIAEEETKAKEEEGVPDEEGWVTVTRRGRRPVLPRTEAARLRVLEREKRKRARKELLNFYAWQHRQTKMEHLAQLRKKFEEDKQRIELMRAQRKFRPY